A single genomic interval of Helianthus annuus cultivar XRQ/B chromosome 13, HanXRQr2.0-SUNRISE, whole genome shotgun sequence harbors:
- the LOC110912466 gene encoding uncharacterized protein LOC110912466 isoform X2: MARSTADAGRCRGFVAGGGRGQAGGKVWSLKRTWQQQENWATTREQGSNKEAAGGKVWSLKRTWQQQENWAATREQGSNKAVLRRKNYLEAVLPNFLLVLFQTKEDVKYEGYLLEKYGEESSQHRELDKELWYRASGGKKRGKVYGLSNLKNDFNV, from the exons ATGGCACGTAGTACAGCAGATGCCGGCAGATGTCGTGGTTTTGTGGCAGGAGGCGGCAGAGGGCAAG CAGGGGGCAAGGTGTGGTCACTGAAGAGAACATGGCAGCAACAAGAGAACTGGGCAACAACAAGAGAACAGGGCAGCAACAAG GAGGCGGCAGGGGGTAAGGTGTGGTCACTGAAAAGAACATGGCAGCAACAAGAGAACTGGGCAGCAACAAGAGAACAGGGCAGCAACAAGGCAGTTTTGCGAAGAAAAAACTATCTGGAGGCAGTGTTACCAAACTTTCTGTTAGTTCTGTTCCAAACTAAAGAGGAT GTAAAATATGAGGGATATCTTTTGGAGAAGTATGGGGAGGAAAGTAGCCAGCACCGAGAACTTGACAAAGAATTGTGGTACCGAGCTTCAGGGGGAAAGAAGAGAGGTAAAGTATATGGGTTAAGCAATCTTAAGAATGATTTTAACGTTTAG
- the LOC110912466 gene encoding uncharacterized protein LOC110912466 isoform X1: protein MARSTADAGRCRGFVAGGGRGQAGGKVWSLKRTWQQQENWATTREQGSNKEAAGGKVWSLKRTWQQQENWAATREQGSNKAVLRRKNYLEAVLPNFLLVLFQTKEDVKYEGYLLEKYGEESSQHRELDKELWYRASGGKKRDRKVERDYCGIGGGKRER from the exons ATGGCACGTAGTACAGCAGATGCCGGCAGATGTCGTGGTTTTGTGGCAGGAGGCGGCAGAGGGCAAG CAGGGGGCAAGGTGTGGTCACTGAAGAGAACATGGCAGCAACAAGAGAACTGGGCAACAACAAGAGAACAGGGCAGCAACAAG GAGGCGGCAGGGGGTAAGGTGTGGTCACTGAAAAGAACATGGCAGCAACAAGAGAACTGGGCAGCAACAAGAGAACAGGGCAGCAACAAGGCAGTTTTGCGAAGAAAAAACTATCTGGAGGCAGTGTTACCAAACTTTCTGTTAGTTCTGTTCCAAACTAAAGAGGAT GTAAAATATGAGGGATATCTTTTGGAGAAGTATGGGGAGGAAAGTAGCCAGCACCGAGAACTTGACAAAGAATTGTGGTACCGAGCTTCAGGGGGAAAGAAGAGAG ATCGAAAGGTTGAACGTGATTATTGCGGGATTGGTGGTGGAAAAAGAGAAAGATAA
- the LOC110912466 gene encoding uncharacterized protein LOC110912466 isoform X3 has product MPADVVVLWQEAAEGKEAAGGKVWSLKRTWQQQENWATTREQGSNKEAAGGKVWSLKRTWQQQENWAATREQGSNKAVLRRKNYLEAVLPNFLLVLFQTKEDVKYEGYLLEKYGEESSQHRELDKELWYRASGGKKRDRKVERDYCGIGGGKRER; this is encoded by the exons ATGCCGGCAGATGTCGTGGTTTTGTGGCAGGAGGCGGCAGAGGGCAAG GAGGCAGCAGGGGGCAAGGTGTGGTCACTGAAGAGAACATGGCAGCAACAAGAGAACTGGGCAACAACAAGAGAACAGGGCAGCAACAAG GAGGCGGCAGGGGGTAAGGTGTGGTCACTGAAAAGAACATGGCAGCAACAAGAGAACTGGGCAGCAACAAGAGAACAGGGCAGCAACAAGGCAGTTTTGCGAAGAAAAAACTATCTGGAGGCAGTGTTACCAAACTTTCTGTTAGTTCTGTTCCAAACTAAAGAGGAT GTAAAATATGAGGGATATCTTTTGGAGAAGTATGGGGAGGAAAGTAGCCAGCACCGAGAACTTGACAAAGAATTGTGGTACCGAGCTTCAGGGGGAAAGAAGAGAG ATCGAAAGGTTGAACGTGATTATTGCGGGATTGGTGGTGGAAAAAGAGAAAGATAA
- the LOC110912466 gene encoding uncharacterized protein LOC110912466 isoform X4, giving the protein MPADVVVLWQEAAEGKEAAGGKVWSLKRTWQQQENWATTREQGSNKEAAGGKVWSLKRTWQQQENWAATREQGSNKAVLRRKNYLEAVLPNFLLVLFQTKEDVKYEGYLLEKYGEESSQHRELDKELWYRASGGKKRGKVYGLSNLKNDFNV; this is encoded by the exons ATGCCGGCAGATGTCGTGGTTTTGTGGCAGGAGGCGGCAGAGGGCAAG GAGGCAGCAGGGGGCAAGGTGTGGTCACTGAAGAGAACATGGCAGCAACAAGAGAACTGGGCAACAACAAGAGAACAGGGCAGCAACAAG GAGGCGGCAGGGGGTAAGGTGTGGTCACTGAAAAGAACATGGCAGCAACAAGAGAACTGGGCAGCAACAAGAGAACAGGGCAGCAACAAGGCAGTTTTGCGAAGAAAAAACTATCTGGAGGCAGTGTTACCAAACTTTCTGTTAGTTCTGTTCCAAACTAAAGAGGAT GTAAAATATGAGGGATATCTTTTGGAGAAGTATGGGGAGGAAAGTAGCCAGCACCGAGAACTTGACAAAGAATTGTGGTACCGAGCTTCAGGGGGAAAGAAGAGAGGTAAAGTATATGGGTTAAGCAATCTTAAGAATGATTTTAACGTTTAG
- the LOC110912466 gene encoding uncharacterized protein LOC110912466 isoform X5, with product MPADVVVLWQEAAEGKEAAGGKVWSLKRTWQQQENWAATREQGSNKAVLRRKNYLEAVLPNFLLVLFQTKEDVKYEGYLLEKYGEESSQHRELDKELWYRASGGKKRDRKVERDYCGIGGGKRER from the exons ATGCCGGCAGATGTCGTGGTTTTGTGGCAGGAGGCGGCAGAGGGCAAG GAGGCGGCAGGGGGTAAGGTGTGGTCACTGAAAAGAACATGGCAGCAACAAGAGAACTGGGCAGCAACAAGAGAACAGGGCAGCAACAAGGCAGTTTTGCGAAGAAAAAACTATCTGGAGGCAGTGTTACCAAACTTTCTGTTAGTTCTGTTCCAAACTAAAGAGGAT GTAAAATATGAGGGATATCTTTTGGAGAAGTATGGGGAGGAAAGTAGCCAGCACCGAGAACTTGACAAAGAATTGTGGTACCGAGCTTCAGGGGGAAAGAAGAGAG ATCGAAAGGTTGAACGTGATTATTGCGGGATTGGTGGTGGAAAAAGAGAAAGATAA